The Brassica napus cultivar Da-Ae chromosome C7, Da-Ae, whole genome shotgun sequence genome has a segment encoding these proteins:
- the LOC106451665 gene encoding uncharacterized protein LOC106451665 isoform X1: protein MGDGREGDWECLGCNNRNYAFRSFCNRCKQPRLFMDNNTSQNSKWLPRIGDWICTGCTNNNYASREKCKKCGQPKEVAALSAAASLQSHLSYFARGPDPVDQLGSLLPFSNQASAVKEWRSGDWICACGFHNYSSRIQCKKCNETAPLALGVKRLASEVLAHEWDSKRLNQGYASMQPQSSLYASFPGISSGSISNWQLPLPFLQQQLTPALLGKGAKQWRDGDWMCTNCKNHNYASRSECNRCKTKRDIIEQAITPAQS from the exons ATGGGAGATGGAAGAGAAGGAGATTGGGAGTGTTTAGGTTGCAATAACAGGAACTACGCGTTTCGATCATTCTGCAACAGATGCAAGCAGCCTCGTCTATTCATGGATAACAACACCTCCCAAAATTCCAAGTGGCTTCCTCGTATCGGTGATTGGATCTGCACTG GTTGCACTAACAACAATTATGCATCACGAGAAAAGTGTAAGAAGTGCGGACAACCAAAGGAAGTAGCAGCTTTGTCAGCAGCAGCTTCTCTTCAGAGTCATCTCAGTTACTTCGCCCGTGGACCTGATCCAGTCGACCAACTTGGTTCTTTACTCCCTTTCTCTAATCAAGCTTCGGCTGTTAAAGAGTGGAGGAGCGGTGACTGGATCTGCGCATGTGGGTTTCACAACTATTCCTCTCGTATACAG TGCAAAAAGTGCAATGAAACAGCGCCACTAG CACTTGGAGTGAAGAGATTAGCATCAGAAGTTTTGGCTCATGAATGGGATAGCAAAAGATTGAATCAAGGATAT GCAAGCATGCAACCACAGTCATCGTTATATGCATCTTTTCCCGGTATAAGCTCAGGCAGTATCTCAAACTGGCAACTTCCTCTCCCGTTTCTTCAGCAACAGTTAACACCTGCTTTACTTGGAAAGGG AGCAAAACAATGGCGTGATGGAGACTGGATGTGCACAAACTGCAAGAATCATAATTATGCATCTCGATCAGAGTGCAATAG GTGCAAGACTAAACGAGATATTATTGAGCAAGCCATAACTCCGGCACAATCttga
- the LOC106451665 gene encoding uncharacterized protein LOC106451665 isoform X2, protein MFLCILLYMELAGVVCVRLGVCGDVAIGCTNNNYASREKCKKCGQPKEVAALSAAASLQSHLSYFARGPDPVDQLGSLLPFSNQASAVKEWRSGDWICACGFHNYSSRIQCKKCNETAPLALGVKRLASEVLAHEWDSKRLNQGYASMQPQSSLYASFPGISSGSISNWQLPLPFLQQQLTPALLGKGAKQWRDGDWMCTNCKNHNYASRSECNRCKTKRDIIEQAITPAQS, encoded by the exons ATGTTTTTGTGTATTCTGTTGTATATGGAACTCGCTGGTGTGGTGTGCGTGCGTTTGGGTGTGTGTGGTGACGTGGCAATAGGTTGCACTAACAACAATTATGCATCACGAGAAAAGTGTAAGAAGTGCGGACAACCAAAGGAAGTAGCAGCTTTGTCAGCAGCAGCTTCTCTTCAGAGTCATCTCAGTTACTTCGCCCGTGGACCTGATCCAGTCGACCAACTTGGTTCTTTACTCCCTTTCTCTAATCAAGCTTCGGCTGTTAAAGAGTGGAGGAGCGGTGACTGGATCTGCGCATGTGGGTTTCACAACTATTCCTCTCGTATACAG TGCAAAAAGTGCAATGAAACAGCGCCACTAG CACTTGGAGTGAAGAGATTAGCATCAGAAGTTTTGGCTCATGAATGGGATAGCAAAAGATTGAATCAAGGATAT GCAAGCATGCAACCACAGTCATCGTTATATGCATCTTTTCCCGGTATAAGCTCAGGCAGTATCTCAAACTGGCAACTTCCTCTCCCGTTTCTTCAGCAACAGTTAACACCTGCTTTACTTGGAAAGGG AGCAAAACAATGGCGTGATGGAGACTGGATGTGCACAAACTGCAAGAATCATAATTATGCATCTCGATCAGAGTGCAATAG GTGCAAGACTAAACGAGATATTATTGAGCAAGCCATAACTCCGGCACAATCttga
- the LOC106451666 gene encoding uncharacterized protein LOC106451666 — MKTLHFLAPSSAKPTIIINLKQQSYGAITQTQFVLRRQERRSLSINCSNSGNNNSSEEKVSQPLDGVEIRFKRGSRRRMREEGSGEGQNGKKVEKTVQKTWEEMTLNEKALELYVGEKGLLFWLNKLAYASIYIVIGGWILFRFVGPALNLYQLDTPPLDPKNILKG, encoded by the coding sequence atgaaaactcttCACTTCTTAGCTCCCAGTTCAGCTAAACCAACTATCATCATCAATCTGAAGCAACAATCTTACGGAGCAATAACGCAGACCCAGTTCGTGTTGCGTCGTCAAGAAAGACGATCTCTCTCGATAAACTGCTCAAACAGTGGCAACAACAATAGCAGTGAAGAGAAGGTCTCTCAGCCGTTGGATGGAGTGGAGATAAGGTTCAAACGAGGGTCAAGAAGGAGAATGAGGGAAGAAGGTTCAGGTGAAGGGCAAAACGGAAAGAAAGTGGAGAAAACTGTTCAGAAGACATGGGAAGAGATGACATTGAATGAGAAAGCGTTGGAGCTTTATGTTGGGGAGAAAGGTTTGTTGTTTTGGCTGAACAAATTGGCTTATGCCTCAATCTACATTGTGATTGGTGGTTGGATTCTTTTCCGGTTTGTTGGACCGGCTTTGAATCTTTATCAGCTTGATACACCTCCTCTTGATCCTAAAAACATCTTGAAGGGCTAA